Proteins encoded within one genomic window of Aerococcus viridans:
- a CDS encoding dihydrofolate reductase family protein, with the protein MGKIALSIVQSVDGYIADLDDQFDFIEGVAGPNLTDVSTSDSPYSLEAFFEAYDIIVMGHQSYKIGFATDFPSKTIYVVTNEKRPNEGNIHFVKPGQIVKLMLAKKKQGHHIYLYGGGIMLKPFMAANAIDEYIIGTVPIIMGKGKPLFYELDESIPLQLDQVDVMGGLTIHIYHRR; encoded by the coding sequence ATGGGTAAGATTGCCTTAAGTATTGTCCAAAGTGTGGATGGTTATATTGCAGACTTGGATGATCAATTTGATTTTATTGAAGGCGTAGCTGGTCCGAATTTAACGGATGTATCAACCAGTGATTCACCGTATTCGCTGGAAGCCTTTTTTGAGGCTTATGACATTATTGTCATGGGACACCAGTCTTATAAAATTGGTTTTGCAACAGATTTCCCAAGTAAAACGATTTACGTGGTTACAAATGAAAAACGCCCTAATGAAGGTAATATCCATTTTGTTAAACCAGGCCAAATAGTGAAATTGATGCTGGCGAAAAAGAAGCAAGGCCACCATATTTACTTGTATGGTGGTGGCATTATGCTGAAGCCCTTTATGGCGGCCAATGCGATCGATGAATATATCATCGGAACCGTGCCAATAATTATGGGTAAAGGGAAGCCTTTATTCTATGAATTGGACGAATCTATTCCCTTGCAACTAGACCAAGTGGATGTGATGGGTGGATTAACCATCCATATTTATCACAGACGTTAA
- the folP gene encoding dihydropteroate synthase, with translation MYIKRLNKTFNFPSDHTWIMGILNVTPDSFSDGGAYVATDDMIAQVERMVAEGVDIIDVGGESTRPGHVPVTLEEEINRVVPAVQAIRQVSDVLISVDTWKAEVARQALAAGADIINDQWGATREPAIAKVCADFDAPLILMHNREEYQAYSDIMKEMKADLQTSIEIARAQGMRDDQLILDPGIGFAKTADDNLLAIQGLQELASFNMPVLLATSRKGFLGKLVDVPANERDVATAATTVSGILSGADMVRVHNVKVNKEAAAVADAIKRGQIDPVSI, from the coding sequence ATGTATATTAAACGATTAAATAAAACCTTCAATTTCCCAAGCGACCACACTTGGATTATGGGCATTTTAAATGTGACCCCTGATTCATTTTCAGATGGCGGAGCCTATGTTGCCACTGACGACATGATCGCCCAAGTAGAAAGAATGGTCGCTGAAGGGGTAGATATTATTGATGTGGGCGGTGAATCTACCCGTCCTGGCCACGTCCCAGTGACTCTTGAAGAAGAAATTAACCGAGTTGTTCCAGCAGTTCAAGCTATTCGTCAAGTTTCGGATGTCTTGATTTCAGTAGATACTTGGAAGGCTGAAGTAGCCCGCCAAGCTCTTGCAGCAGGTGCAGATATCATTAACGACCAGTGGGGCGCGACCCGTGAACCAGCCATTGCCAAGGTTTGCGCTGACTTTGATGCGCCTCTAATTTTGATGCACAACCGAGAAGAATACCAGGCTTATAGCGATATCATGAAAGAGATGAAAGCTGACCTACAAACCTCTATTGAGATTGCCCGCGCCCAAGGGATGCGTGACGACCAGCTGATTCTTGACCCTGGTATTGGTTTCGCCAAAACGGCGGACGACAACTTATTGGCAATCCAAGGTTTACAAGAATTAGCTAGCTTCAATATGCCTGTCCTTTTGGCTACTTCAAGAAAAGGATTCTTGGGTAAATTAGTGGATGTGCCAGCTAATGAACGCGACGTAGCGACCGCAGCCACAACGGTTTCAGGGATCTTATCGGGGGCTGATATGGTACGGGTCCACAATGTGAAAGTCAATAAGGAAGCTGCAGCGGTGGCAGATGCGATTAAACGCGGGCAAATTGACCCAGTGAGTATTTAA
- the folB gene encoding dihydroneopterin aldolase, with amino-acid sequence MATRDKIYLNNLQFYANHGLLAEEKTLGQRFNVDAVLAVDLAPAGQSDDMYDSVSYADVYKVIEDVVVHEAPAKLLERLAHKLAMRILGDFPLVEEVTIKVVKPDPPIRGIYDSVAIEIQRDRTWFNKMKQINQMNEVE; translated from the coding sequence ATGGCTACAAGGGATAAAATTTATTTGAATAACTTGCAATTTTACGCCAACCACGGCTTGTTGGCTGAAGAAAAAACACTTGGACAAAGGTTTAATGTGGATGCAGTTCTAGCAGTGGACTTGGCGCCAGCTGGCCAATCAGATGATATGTATGATTCAGTTTCCTACGCCGATGTCTATAAGGTGATTGAGGATGTTGTGGTACATGAAGCGCCCGCGAAATTATTGGAACGATTAGCCCACAAGTTAGCCATGCGGATTTTAGGAGACTTTCCACTCGTTGAAGAAGTGACCATCAAAGTGGTGAAACCTGACCCACCTATTCGCGGAATTTATGATAGTGTAGCCATTGAAATCCAACGAGACCGGACCTGGTTTAATAAGATGAAGCAGATAAACCAGATGAACGAGGTGGAATAA
- the folK gene encoding 2-amino-4-hydroxy-6-hydroxymethyldihydropteridine diphosphokinase: MQSNVLIALGSNIKPRLGHLKNAVAAFKENEAIKVVATSPIYETVPKGYLDQEDFLNMVVHIQTDLSAADLLAFCQSIEQDQKRVRTIKNGPRTIDVDILLLDEKVIDTTDLQVPHPRMHERAFVLCPAADIVGQWQVPHLNKTVSTLRDALPQVEKDDVRIAGLSLEY, from the coding sequence ATGCAATCAAACGTATTAATCGCTTTAGGATCTAACATTAAACCACGACTAGGCCACTTGAAAAATGCAGTGGCGGCCTTTAAGGAAAATGAAGCAATTAAAGTAGTGGCAACGTCCCCAATCTATGAAACGGTCCCCAAAGGCTATTTGGATCAAGAGGACTTTTTGAATATGGTTGTGCATATTCAAACGGACTTATCAGCAGCTGATTTATTGGCTTTCTGTCAAAGCATTGAACAAGACCAAAAGCGGGTCCGGACTATTAAAAACGGGCCACGTACCATCGACGTGGATATCTTGTTGTTAGATGAAAAAGTCATCGATACGACAGACTTACAAGTACCGCATCCGCGTATGCATGAACGGGCTTTTGTCTTGTGCCCAGCGGCCGATATTGTTGGCCAATGGCAAGTTCCGCACCTGAACAAAACAGTTTCTACATTACGAGATGCATTACCACAAGTGGAAAAAGATGATGTCCGTATTGCTGGATTATCTTTAGAATATTAG